From a single Serratia surfactantfaciens genomic region:
- a CDS encoding DUF1107 domain-containing protein, whose product MRIFQRYNPLKVAKYVKTLFRGRLYIKDVGAFEFDEGKILPPKIRDKRHFSVMSEVNRQVLLLQAEFG is encoded by the coding sequence ATGAGAATCTTCCAGCGTTATAACCCTTTGAAAGTGGCAAAGTACGTTAAGACCCTGTTTCGCGGAAGGCTGTATATCAAGGACGTAGGCGCATTTGAATTCGACGAGGGGAAAATCCTGCCGCCGAAGATTCGCGACAAGCGCCATTTCAGCGTGATGTCTGAAGTGAACCGTCAGGTGCTGCTGTTGCAGGCCGAGTTCGGTTGA
- the msrA gene encoding peptide-methionine (S)-S-oxide reductase MsrA, with product MPFFDKSQTVDKASALPGRTTPMPVATLNVVTEHSMTQVPAGMEVAIFAMGCFWGVERLFWQRPGVYSTAAGYSGGYTPNPTYREVCSGQTGHAEVVRVVFDPQVVSYKQLLQLFWENHDPAQGMRQGGDVGTQYRSAIYTLSPEQQAEAESSLQRFQQAMDAAGDKRVITTEIAPALPFYYAEDDHQQYLFKNPEGYCGLGGIGVCLPPQG from the coding sequence GTGCCATTTTTTGATAAATCACAAACCGTCGATAAGGCAAGCGCGCTGCCTGGCCGCACCACGCCAATGCCTGTCGCAACGCTCAACGTGGTCACCGAACACTCGATGACCCAGGTGCCGGCAGGCATGGAAGTGGCGATCTTCGCCATGGGCTGTTTCTGGGGCGTAGAGCGCCTGTTCTGGCAACGGCCGGGCGTCTACAGCACCGCCGCCGGCTACAGCGGCGGCTACACGCCGAACCCGACCTACCGTGAAGTATGCAGCGGCCAGACCGGCCATGCCGAAGTGGTGCGCGTGGTGTTCGATCCGCAGGTCGTCAGCTACAAACAGCTGCTGCAGCTGTTCTGGGAAAATCACGATCCGGCGCAGGGCATGCGCCAGGGCGGCGACGTCGGCACGCAGTACCGCTCGGCGATCTATACGCTGAGCCCGGAACAGCAGGCCGAAGCCGAAAGCAGCCTGCAGCGCTTCCAGCAGGCGATGGACGCGGCGGGCGACAAGCGCGTCATCACCACCGAGATCGCGCCGGCGCTGCCGTTCTATTACGCGGAAGACGATCACCAGCAGTACCTGTTCAAGAACCCGGAAGGCTACTGCGGGCTGGGCGGCATCGGCGTGTGCCTGCCGCCGCAGGGCTGA
- a CDS encoding hemolysin family protein, with translation MLNSILLILFLIAVSAFFSLSEISLAASRKIKLKLMADEGNVNAARVLKLQETPGIFFTVVQIGLNAVAILGGIVGDAAFSGTFQQFFIKFLSPELAEQVSFICSFVLVTSLFILFADLTPKRIGMIAPETVAVRIINPMRFSIMIFRPLVWFFNGMANLIFRMFKLPMVRKDDITSDDIYAVVEAGALAGVLRKQEHELIENVFELESRTVPSSMTSRESVVYFDLRESEESIKEKVSTHPHSKFLVCDGHIDQVVGYVDSKDLLNRVLGNQSLVLSSGVQIRSALIVPDTLTLSEALESFKTAGEDFAVILNEYALVVGIITLNDVMTTLMGDLVGQGQEEQIVARDESSWLIEGGTPIDDVMRVLDIDEFPQAGNYETIGGFMMYMLRKIPKRTDFVKYAGYKFEVVDIDSYKIDQLLVTRLSDKPAAVLPKAPEDTPSA, from the coding sequence ATGTTAAACAGTATTTTACTGATTCTTTTTCTGATCGCGGTGAGTGCGTTCTTCTCACTGTCGGAAATCTCTCTGGCCGCCTCGCGCAAGATCAAACTGAAGCTGATGGCGGACGAAGGCAACGTCAACGCCGCCAGAGTGCTTAAACTGCAAGAAACTCCGGGCATCTTCTTCACCGTGGTGCAGATCGGCCTGAACGCCGTAGCCATCCTCGGCGGTATCGTCGGCGACGCGGCTTTTTCCGGCACCTTCCAACAATTCTTTATTAAATTCCTGTCCCCCGAACTGGCGGAACAGGTCAGCTTCATCTGCTCCTTCGTGCTGGTGACCAGCCTGTTTATCCTGTTCGCCGATTTGACCCCGAAGCGCATCGGTATGATTGCACCAGAGACGGTCGCCGTCCGGATCATCAACCCGATGCGTTTCTCCATCATGATCTTCCGCCCGCTGGTGTGGTTCTTCAACGGCATGGCCAACCTGATCTTCCGCATGTTCAAGCTGCCGATGGTGCGCAAGGACGACATCACTTCCGATGATATTTACGCGGTGGTGGAAGCCGGTGCCCTGGCGGGCGTGCTGCGCAAGCAGGAGCACGAGTTGATTGAAAACGTGTTCGAACTGGAATCGCGCACCGTGCCGTCTTCGATGACCTCGCGCGAAAGCGTGGTGTACTTCGATCTGCGCGAAAGCGAAGAGAGCATCAAGGAGAAAGTCTCGACCCACCCGCACTCCAAGTTCCTGGTGTGCGACGGCCATATCGATCAGGTGGTCGGCTACGTCGACTCCAAAGACCTGCTGAACCGCGTGCTGGGCAACCAGAGCCTGGTGCTGAGCAGCGGCGTGCAGATCCGTTCTGCGCTGATCGTGCCGGACACCCTCACGCTGTCTGAAGCGCTGGAAAGCTTCAAAACCGCCGGTGAAGACTTCGCGGTGATCCTCAATGAATATGCGTTGGTGGTGGGCATCATCACCCTTAACGACGTGATGACCACGCTGATGGGCGACCTGGTCGGCCAGGGTCAGGAAGAGCAGATCGTAGCGCGTGACGAAAGCTCATGGCTGATTGAAGGCGGCACACCGATCGACGACGTGATGCGCGTGCTGGATATCGACGAATTCCCGCAGGCGGGTAACTACGAGACCATCGGCGGCTTTATGATGTATATGCTGCGCAAGATCCCGAAACGCACCGACTTCGTCAAATACGCCGGCTACAAGTTTGAAGTGGTGGATATCGACAGCTACAAGATAGACCAGCTGCTGGTCACCCGGCTGAGCGACAAACCGGCGGCGGTGCTGCCGAAGGCGCCGGAAGACACGCCGTCGGCTTGA